One genomic segment of Rivularia sp. PCC 7116 includes these proteins:
- a CDS encoding outer membrane beta-barrel protein, producing the protein MKFVNLAISLFAATSVIFSGGIATAQTGMDGSYIGVGIAGGVTSGGQGNDGEVFGGNVQGRYAIPETPISARGALLFGGDAAAIMPMLTIDSPIADNTNIYFGAGYSWITDEGDNTPLGNRNAAVITVGAESEISDRLIVYGDAKWGIDAYENSSADAVSLQGGLGYRF; encoded by the coding sequence ATGAAATTTGTTAATTTAGCAATTAGTCTATTTGCTGCAACTTCCGTTATTTTTTCAGGCGGAATTGCTACTGCTCAAACAGGTATGGATGGTAGTTATATCGGTGTTGGTATTGCAGGAGGTGTTACCAGCGGTGGGCAAGGAAACGATGGTGAAGTATTTGGTGGAAATGTTCAAGGACGTTATGCAATCCCTGAAACTCCAATTTCTGCTAGAGGTGCGCTTTTATTTGGTGGCGATGCTGCGGCAATTATGCCTATGCTAACTATCGATTCACCTATTGCTGACAATACTAATATTTACTTCGGCGCTGGTTATTCATGGATTACAGACGAAGGCGACAACACCCCTCTGGGTAATAGAAATGCGGCTGTAATTACTGTTGGAGCAGAATCTGAAATTAGCGATCGCCTTATCGTCTACGGTGATGCAAAATGGGGTATTGATGCCTATGAAAATAGCTCTGCTGATGCTGTTAGTCTTCAAGGAGGATTGGGTTATCGGTTCTAA
- a CDS encoding universal stress protein, translated as MPNAQLPINMFNQILVSIDDSDMTQHVVDEAVSLAKATNGSLMFLHAISLYDNEPYFDPLFMESTILDSELHNEAQKKSLKVWEEFKQGKKNWLSSLCESAAYSGVKAEFTLNVGEASKMICDMARSWNADIIVIGRRGHRGLTELFLGSVSNYVIHHAPCSVLTVQRAILSDDVQR; from the coding sequence ATGCCCAATGCCCAATTACCAATTAATATGTTTAATCAAATTTTGGTTTCGATTGACGATTCGGATATGACTCAGCACGTTGTTGATGAAGCTGTATCTTTGGCAAAGGCAACTAATGGAAGTTTAATGTTTTTACATGCTATATCTTTATACGATAATGAGCCATATTTTGACCCTTTGTTTATGGAATCAACTATTCTTGATTCAGAATTGCACAATGAAGCTCAAAAAAAAAGTTTGAAGGTTTGGGAAGAATTTAAGCAAGGTAAAAAAAACTGGCTGAGTTCTCTGTGTGAATCAGCGGCTTATTCCGGTGTGAAAGCTGAATTTACTCTGAATGTAGGCGAAGCAAGTAAAATGATTTGCGATATGGCTCGTAGCTGGAATGCTGATATCATTGTAATTGGTCGTCGAGGTCATCGTGGTTTGACTGAATTGTTTTTAGGTAGCGTAAGTAATTATGTAATTCACCATGCACCTTGTTCGGTATTAACTGTACAAAGAGCGATTCTTTCAGATGATGTTCAGCGATGA
- a CDS encoding cation-transporting P-type ATPase produces MMQEQLKSSCHSLSVLSAIELFNSNLETGLTAEEVAIRYEKYGYNQLPLKPQKPAWIKFLLQFHQPLLYILLVAGAVKASLGSWTNAAVIWGVTLINAIIGYVQEAKAEGAIASLAKAITTETTILREGQTLRIPSQDLVPGDVVLLTSGDKVPADLRLLRTRNLQVDESALTGESLPVEKSVQCLSEDTPLAERINMAYAGSFVTFGQATGIVIATAEATEVGQISRSMEQRVSLSTPLTRKFEKFSRTLLYVILTLATLTFAIGLGQGESWTYMFEAAVALAVSAIPEGLPAVVTITLAIGVNRMVRRHAIIRKLPAVEALGSATVICSDKTGTLTENQMTVQSIYVVGQHYLVSGSGYSPKGEISISTKGNIASPFEDGLPSVLEECLMAGVLCNDSQLKQAGDNWSVVGDPTEGALIAAAAKADLSQSGLAASKPRLDSIPFESQYQYMATLHDLHPRTIYVKGSVEAVLSRCSEMMNRENQLVPVQESEIEQAVQAMTQRGLRVLAFARKIVGSHQHSIDHDDIASGLVFLGLQGMIDPPRPEAIAAVHACQSAGIQVKMITGDHIATARAIAQRMNIQKAEQVIAFEGRQLANMSKHELAQTVENGDVFARVAPTQKLQLVEALQLKGEIVAMTGDGVNDAPALKQADIGIAMGKGGTEVAREASDMLLTDDNFASIKAAVEEGRTVYQNLRKAIAFLLPVNGGESMTILISALLARDLPILSLQVLWLNMINSLTMTVPLAFEPKSNGLMRQPPRNPKEPLITGILLRRILIVSLFNWILIFGLFEWAKSTTGDIAVARTMAIQALVAARIIYLLSISQLGITIINYIGRKSTSVTNAPILILGIFGAVVLQIVFSQWNVMNVLFETAPLNLNQWLICLLPMLPMIPLAIFVNFIDQPQTKPVNHR; encoded by the coding sequence ATGATGCAAGAACAATTGAAATCTTCTTGTCACTCCCTTTCTGTTCTATCGGCAATTGAACTTTTTAATAGCAATTTAGAAACAGGTTTAACGGCAGAGGAAGTTGCCATCCGATACGAAAAATATGGTTATAATCAACTGCCTCTAAAGCCCCAAAAACCTGCTTGGATAAAATTTTTATTACAGTTTCATCAACCGCTTCTCTACATTTTATTAGTTGCAGGTGCAGTGAAAGCATCTTTGGGTTCTTGGACTAATGCAGCAGTAATATGGGGGGTAACACTGATTAATGCAATCATCGGCTACGTGCAAGAAGCCAAAGCCGAAGGTGCAATCGCTTCACTTGCAAAAGCCATAACTACTGAAACTACAATTTTGCGAGAAGGGCAAACTTTGCGGATACCGTCCCAGGATTTAGTGCCCGGAGATGTGGTATTGCTGACATCGGGAGACAAAGTTCCAGCGGACTTAAGATTGCTCAGAACTCGCAATTTACAAGTTGATGAATCTGCTCTAACGGGGGAATCGCTTCCAGTAGAAAAGTCGGTGCAATGCTTATCGGAGGATACTCCCTTAGCAGAACGGATTAATATGGCTTACGCTGGAAGTTTTGTGACATTTGGGCAGGCTACGGGAATTGTTATTGCTACGGCAGAAGCTACAGAAGTTGGACAGATTTCTCGATCGATGGAGCAGCGGGTTAGCCTCAGTACTCCCCTAACCCGAAAGTTTGAAAAATTCAGTCGCACTCTGCTTTACGTAATCTTGACTCTGGCAACCCTGACTTTCGCTATCGGATTGGGACAGGGTGAATCCTGGACTTATATGTTTGAAGCTGCTGTTGCTCTGGCAGTTAGCGCAATTCCGGAAGGATTACCGGCTGTTGTGACTATTACTTTGGCAATTGGTGTCAACCGTATGGTGCGTCGTCATGCTATTATTCGTAAACTTCCAGCAGTTGAAGCTCTAGGGAGCGCTACCGTTATTTGTTCTGATAAAACCGGAACGCTGACGGAAAATCAAATGACGGTACAGTCTATTTATGTAGTTGGGCAGCATTATCTGGTTAGCGGTAGTGGTTACAGCCCTAAAGGTGAGATTAGTATATCTACCAAAGGCAATATAGCAAGTCCGTTTGAAGATGGTTTACCTTCTGTTCTAGAGGAATGCTTAATGGCTGGGGTACTTTGCAACGACTCCCAATTAAAGCAGGCTGGAGATAATTGGTCAGTCGTGGGCGATCCTACCGAAGGAGCATTAATCGCGGCTGCGGCTAAAGCCGATTTGAGCCAGTCTGGGCTAGCAGCTTCAAAGCCTCGGTTAGATTCGATACCTTTTGAGTCGCAGTATCAATACATGGCGACTTTGCACGATCTTCATCCCCGGACTATTTACGTTAAAGGTTCGGTTGAAGCAGTTTTGAGCCGCTGCTCTGAGATGATGAATCGAGAAAATCAGCTTGTTCCTGTTCAGGAATCAGAAATTGAGCAAGCGGTTCAAGCAATGACACAGAGGGGGCTGCGAGTATTAGCTTTTGCTCGAAAAATAGTAGGTTCTCATCAGCATTCTATAGATCATGATGATATTGCCAGTGGGTTAGTATTCCTAGGATTGCAAGGCATGATTGACCCGCCCCGCCCAGAGGCGATCGCCGCCGTCCACGCCTGTCAGTCTGCCGGAATTCAGGTAAAAATGATTACCGGAGACCACATCGCAACGGCTCGGGCAATTGCTCAACGCATGAATATTCAAAAAGCAGAGCAAGTAATAGCATTTGAGGGACGACAATTAGCAAATATGAGTAAACACGAGCTTGCTCAAACTGTTGAAAATGGAGATGTATTTGCTAGAGTGGCTCCAACTCAAAAACTGCAATTGGTAGAAGCATTGCAGTTAAAAGGAGAAATCGTAGCCATGACTGGAGATGGAGTGAATGATGCTCCAGCCTTAAAACAAGCTGATATCGGTATTGCTATGGGGAAAGGCGGAACCGAAGTAGCGCGAGAAGCCTCCGATATGCTGCTCACCGACGATAACTTTGCTTCGATTAAAGCTGCTGTAGAAGAAGGACGTACCGTTTATCAAAATCTGAGAAAAGCAATTGCGTTTCTTTTACCAGTCAATGGTGGTGAATCAATGACTATTCTGATTAGCGCTTTGCTAGCAAGAGATTTACCGATTCTCTCGCTACAAGTTCTTTGGTTAAACATGATTAATTCCCTCACTATGACTGTTCCCCTAGCTTTTGAACCCAAATCAAACGGTTTAATGCGTCAGCCTCCCCGCAATCCTAAAGAACCTTTAATTACGGGTATATTATTGCGTCGAATTTTGATAGTTTCGCTATTTAATTGGATTCTTATTTTCGGCTTATTTGAGTGGGCAAAATCGACTACAGGAGATATTGCAGTTGCTCGCACAATGGCAATTCAAGCCTTGGTTGCTGCTCGTATCATTTATCTTTTAAGCATTAGTCAATTAGGGATTACGATTATCAACTATATAGGTAGAAAATCCACATCCGTTACAAATGCACCAATTTTAATTCTAGGTATATTTGGTGCTGTTGTTCTACAAATAGTATTCAGTCAATGGAATGTGATGAACGTATTGTTTGAAACAGCACCGCTAAATCTAAATCAATGGTTAATTTGTTTGCTGCCAATGCTACCAATGATACCATTGGCAATCTTTGTCAATTTTATTGACCAACCTCAAACAAAACCTGTCAATCATCGCTGA
- a CDS encoding response regulator transcription factor, which yields MVLVNFKEPQVCEDLVVERKLEILVVDDHQLILTGTLDVLSREYPKANIIKARTAQETLSFIQSHQFDLLVMDLSIPDCQGERAEIDLGIQLLRNLLKEYPHQNFIVQSSYVKALIRIKHEIDNHQGGFAIADKGLPEEEMLMRVNLAIIGATHTKDIKTGIELKPEWVDVLRLAFEDGLTDKEIANRMYKSERAVRTYWTKIQDVLGVYPEDCKQSGKNLRIQTEIRSREEGLID from the coding sequence ATGGTATTGGTAAATTTTAAAGAACCCCAAGTTTGTGAGGATTTGGTAGTGGAAAGAAAGCTGGAAATTCTTGTTGTGGATGACCATCAATTAATTTTGACTGGTACTCTTGATGTATTAAGTCGTGAATATCCTAAAGCCAATATCATCAAGGCTCGAACGGCACAAGAAACGCTTTCTTTTATTCAATCCCATCAGTTCGATTTGCTTGTGATGGATTTGTCAATTCCTGATTGCCAAGGAGAAAGGGCAGAAATTGACTTGGGAATTCAACTTTTACGTAATTTGCTCAAAGAGTATCCCCACCAAAATTTTATTGTCCAAAGTAGTTATGTTAAAGCATTAATCCGCATTAAACATGAAATTGATAATCATCAAGGCGGATTTGCCATTGCAGATAAAGGATTACCCGAAGAAGAAATGTTGATGCGAGTTAATTTGGCGATTATAGGAGCAACTCATACCAAAGATATTAAAACCGGAATCGAACTCAAACCCGAATGGGTAGATGTTTTGCGATTGGCTTTTGAAGATGGTTTGACTGATAAAGAAATTGCCAACCGAATGTATAAATCAGAACGAGCAGTTCGGACTTACTGGACAAAAATTCAGGATGTTTTGGGAGTATATCCCGAAGACTGCAAGCAAAGCGGCAAGAATTTGCGAATCCAAACCGAAATTCGTTCCCGAGAAGAAGGTTTAATTGATTGA
- a CDS encoding CHASE2 domain-containing protein, whose protein sequence is MKTRIWGFICKESKLWLRAAPPGMIVLLVVMLIRIVGGMQSSEWMLLDTMLRLRPKEPLDERVVIVGIDAKDIELVNQYPIPDGKIAELLTKLQSYKPRAIGLDLFKNVPVKPGSKQLTRVLQENTNIIGIEKILPPGEVPPHKTLPQQQVGFVDLLNDEDSKNRRYLLYTPSPQNPQNPEEDKYSLALRLVTQYFKAEGTDLATGKNDPNAIMIRSKELPRITNKNFGGYIDIDDGGLSILMNFRNSYAPFRVVSLRNILNGTVNPEWLRDRIILVGNRNTSAGDIFYTFAVPTFKLKGQIYGVDYHAHAVSEILSSVIDNRPMLDSWGEIEEYIWIIIWGFLPIALGRMTQSVWNNLLSVGVAAIILLSCGYTMLWLWGIWIPIAPNLLILAVNGVGLSAFAFYQHDKFLRSQIQERQNTIDYTFNVIHNGPLQTLAYGLRHMRAKDIPYEKLIWQFEKLNQEIREISEFLKLEALGEKEVLRLGSGLILDLKRPLHDLLYEVYSSTLERNDFEYFKTLKVKIRNFDPVDDKYLSREQKRSICLFLEEALCNVGKHAEGVKRIQASGAYSASQYKLWVKDNGSGIKSNVENKGTKHCKLLAKQLGGNFRRESLSPRGTICELSWIPIKGF, encoded by the coding sequence GTGAAAACAAGAATCTGGGGTTTTATTTGCAAAGAATCTAAGTTGTGGTTGCGTGCTGCACCTCCAGGAATGATTGTGCTATTAGTAGTGATGTTAATACGCATAGTTGGAGGAATGCAATCAAGTGAATGGATGCTCCTCGATACAATGTTACGTTTACGTCCCAAAGAACCACTTGACGAACGAGTAGTAATTGTAGGAATTGATGCAAAAGATATTGAATTGGTAAACCAATATCCAATTCCCGATGGGAAAATTGCTGAATTACTTACCAAGTTGCAAAGTTATAAACCACGAGCGATTGGCTTGGATCTCTTCAAAAATGTTCCCGTGAAACCGGGCAGCAAACAACTAACTCGGGTATTACAAGAAAATACTAATATTATTGGTATAGAGAAAATTTTACCACCCGGAGAAGTTCCCCCACACAAAACTTTGCCACAGCAACAAGTTGGATTTGTGGATTTATTGAATGATGAGGATAGCAAAAATCGACGCTATTTGTTATATACACCAAGTCCTCAGAATCCTCAAAATCCAGAAGAAGATAAATATTCTCTAGCCCTACGATTAGTTACTCAGTATTTCAAAGCTGAAGGAACTGATTTAGCAACGGGTAAAAACGATCCCAATGCCATAATGATTCGCTCAAAAGAATTACCTCGCATTACTAATAAGAATTTTGGCGGATACATTGATATTGATGATGGGGGATTGTCAATTTTAATGAACTTCCGCAATAGCTATGCACCTTTTCGTGTGGTGTCGCTGCGTAATATTTTAAACGGTACAGTTAATCCAGAATGGTTGCGCGATCGCATTATTTTAGTGGGTAATCGCAATACTAGTGCTGGCGATATTTTTTATACATTTGCCGTGCCGACATTTAAACTAAAGGGTCAAATTTATGGTGTTGACTATCATGCTCACGCTGTTAGTGAAATCCTGAGTTCTGTAATTGATAATCGCCCAATGCTAGATAGTTGGGGAGAAATCGAAGAATATATATGGATAATTATTTGGGGTTTTTTACCAATTGCTTTAGGAAGAATGACTCAATCTGTATGGAATAACTTACTTAGTGTTGGTGTCGCAGCCATAATTTTGCTCAGTTGCGGTTATACAATGCTGTGGTTGTGGGGTATCTGGATTCCCATAGCACCAAATCTGCTGATATTAGCAGTGAATGGGGTTGGTTTGAGTGCTTTTGCATTTTACCAACATGATAAATTTTTGCGCTCTCAAATACAGGAGCGTCAAAACACCATTGACTATACTTTTAATGTAATCCATAACGGTCCTTTGCAGACTCTTGCCTATGGGTTAAGGCACATGCGCGCAAAAGATATACCCTATGAAAAACTAATTTGGCAGTTTGAAAAGCTTAATCAAGAAATTAGAGAAATTAGCGAATTCCTCAAGTTAGAAGCGTTAGGTGAAAAAGAAGTTTTGCGCTTGGGCAGTGGATTGATTCTAGATTTAAAACGACCGCTTCATGATTTATTATATGAAGTATACTCTAGTACCTTAGAAAGAAATGATTTCGAGTATTTTAAAACTTTAAAAGTCAAAATTCGTAATTTCGATCCAGTTGATGATAAATATTTAAGTCGAGAGCAAAAACGCAGTATTTGCTTATTTTTGGAAGAAGCACTATGTAATGTTGGCAAACATGCAGAAGGTGTGAAACGCATTCAAGCATCGGGTGCATATTCTGCAAGTCAGTATAAGTTATGGGTGAAAGATAACGGTTCTGGAATTAAGTCAAATGTTGAAAATAAAGGTACAAAGCATTGTAAATTACTAGCCAAGCAATTAGGAGGAAATTTTCGTCGGGAATCTCTTAGTCCTCGCGGTACTATTTGCGAACTGAGTTGGATACCGATTAAAGGGTTTTAG
- a CDS encoding DUF928 domain-containing protein — MNHRSLRFWRNSRRLTSLVSAAFFLATALPAYAEYKPRDRKAASGYSRGGASRGCPGSSIPLTLLAPKTFVGKTASKRPMLAWYMSNPRTVRFQLAEFISDKKIKNIGKPKEIPATAGINKLKLSTDYSELTAGKKYLWQITIDCEGEDSITSRAEFKVVSQSLAKTAFTTIPESVKHYAQKDLWYEALEEALKKTENGQLSQSGSILVKQLSQLETPIKTDTEEDIKIIKQRNQYLQKISGIEL, encoded by the coding sequence ATGAATCATCGCAGTTTAAGATTTTGGCGAAATAGTCGCAGACTTACAAGTTTAGTTTCAGCAGCATTTTTCCTAGCTACTGCACTCCCTGCATATGCCGAATATAAGCCGCGCGATCGCAAAGCTGCCAGTGGGTATTCTCGCGGTGGTGCTTCCCGTGGATGTCCTGGTAGTAGCATACCTCTAACCTTGCTTGCCCCAAAGACATTTGTGGGTAAAACAGCTTCTAAACGTCCAATGCTTGCTTGGTATATGTCGAATCCTCGAACTGTACGATTCCAACTTGCAGAATTCATATCAGACAAAAAAATTAAAAACATCGGTAAACCTAAAGAGATACCAGCAACAGCAGGCATTAACAAATTAAAGCTTTCCACCGATTATTCCGAGCTTACAGCAGGTAAAAAATATCTTTGGCAAATTACAATTGATTGCGAAGGTGAAGATTCAATAACTAGTCGCGCCGAGTTTAAGGTTGTCTCTCAATCCCTGGCTAAAACAGCATTTACCACCATACCAGAAAGCGTAAAACATTATGCCCAAAAAGACTTATGGTATGAAGCCCTTGAAGAAGCCTTGAAAAAAACAGAAAATGGTCAACTTAGCCAAAGTGGTTCAATTTTGGTAAAACAGCTTTCACAGCTAGAGACTCCAATAAAGACGGATACGGAAGAAGATATCAAAATCATCAAACAACGAAATCAATATCTTCAGAAAATTTCAGGTATTGAGTTATAG
- a CDS encoding filamentous hemagglutinin N-terminal domain-containing protein, whose amino-acid sequence MIHKIGFYRWWYLSLLGFLSTVILEIFLSNRYIAFAQSNIVPDDTLGREKSQILPVDADGLSIDSINGGAIRGSNLFHSFKEFNVGEGRFTYFINTDNNLQNILTRVTGNNPSNILGTLGILNTTGITSNPNLYLINPNGIVFGENARLDVAGSFVATTADGIRFGEQGVFSASEPQQSSLLSIAPGALFFQQVAAQPGNIINRGNLAVGKDFTVAADNLDLQGQLLAGGDLNLQATDIVELRNAEAQGNNIDIQARSLKLSERSLIEVNASSQEQAAGLSIKVKDSVNLETGSFILSTVKENTIGNTGDITIEARSVSLDDDSQISTSVFGRGKAGDINIKADDFISLVGTANPLVRTVSTGIFSRLQSGGIGESGNIDIDTDSLSLSGGQISASTFGEGNAGKVTIQANNSVSLLNQSSILSAVESGAIGDGGEINIKTGSFSSKDGSQLLATISLMF is encoded by the coding sequence ATGATTCATAAAATTGGTTTTTATCGATGGTGGTATTTAAGTCTATTAGGATTCTTAAGTACAGTCATATTAGAAATATTTTTATCAAACAGGTATATAGCTTTTGCTCAAAGTAATATAGTTCCAGATGATACTTTGGGTCGCGAAAAATCTCAAATTTTACCAGTGGATGCGGATGGTTTATCCATCGATAGTATTAATGGTGGAGCTATTAGGGGAAGTAACCTTTTTCATAGTTTTAAAGAATTTAACGTTGGTGAAGGGCGTTTTACTTATTTTATAAATACTGACAATAATCTGCAAAATATTCTGACTCGGGTAACAGGTAATAATCCTTCAAATATTTTAGGAACCCTAGGAATTTTAAATACAACAGGAATTACTTCTAACCCCAATTTATATTTGATTAATCCTAACGGAATTGTATTTGGCGAGAATGCAAGATTGGATGTTGCTGGTTCGTTTGTTGCTACGACTGCGGATGGGATTCGGTTTGGGGAGCAGGGGGTTTTTAGTGCGAGTGAACCGCAACAAAGTAGTTTACTTTCCATAGCACCAGGAGCGCTATTTTTTCAGCAAGTAGCCGCACAACCAGGGAATATCATTAATCGTGGGAATTTAGCTGTAGGGAAAGACTTTACAGTCGCTGCTGATAATTTGGATTTGCAGGGACAGTTGCTTGCTGGGGGAGATTTGAATTTGCAAGCAACTGATATTGTTGAGTTAAGGAATGCAGAAGCTCAGGGTAATAACATTGATATTCAAGCTAGATCGCTAAAGCTGAGTGAACGTAGTTTGATCGAAGTAAACGCTTCTAGTCAAGAACAAGCTGCTGGTTTGTCTATCAAAGTTAAGGATTCTGTAAATTTGGAAACTGGTAGTTTTATTCTTAGCACCGTAAAAGAAAATACAATTGGTAATACTGGAGACATTACAATTGAGGCACGTTCAGTATCTTTAGATGATGACTCTCAAATAAGTACTAGTGTTTTCGGACGGGGAAAAGCTGGTGATATAAACATCAAGGCAGATGATTTTATTTCACTTGTTGGTACTGCAAATCCTCTTGTCCGAACTGTATCTACTGGAATATTTAGTCGATTGCAAAGTGGGGGAATTGGTGAGAGTGGCAATATTGACATTGACACTGACTCATTATCTTTATCTGGTGGACAAATTTCAGCTAGTACATTTGGGGAAGGAAATGCTGGTAAGGTAACGATTCAAGCTAATAATTCAGTTTCGCTGCTTAATCAATCTAGTATTCTCAGTGCTGTTGAATCTGGAGCTATAGGTGATGGAGGTGAAATAAATATAAAAACTGGATCTTTTTCAAGTAAAGATGGTTCACAACTCTTAGCTACGATATCGCTTATGTTCTGA